ATGAAGATTACATTGGTTTTGGCATGTAATCATCGTTACAATACTCAATGAAACCCATTACATTGTAATGGATTACAAaagttaaaattgaaaaacaaacgATGTAATGGACCTATTCATTACCATTACAATTATTATTACAGTGAACCAAACATCACAAACTGGCAAGCCTTTGAAGGTGATATTGGTTGTActcaaatgtattttttttctctttccatTTTGGTGATCTTTTTACTGATTCAAATGGTGTCTTCTTCTATACTCTTTACCCCCTCTGTTTTCAGTTAGTTATTAGTCTCTTATTGAACTTCAGGAAGTTGCTGATAACAACTGTGTCTATAGAAATGAGATACATCACTCTGTTGGAGAACGCACTCAGGTATTGCAAGATGTGGCTGCAGATCCCACTCTTCCTCGGACAAAAGCTGTTCGTTGTGCTCAATGCAACCATGGAGAAGCTGTCTTTTTCCAGGTCAAATTCCTAGCCTTTCATTTATCATCAACTTATTTTATAGTTGCTCTTTATAATTGTGAGTTTCTGTTAAGGGAAAAGAGTAAGTCAGCTCAGAACTAAGATATCCTGACAAAGAATTATAAATCTTTACTCTTGATGTGGGTAACATTAAATTAGTCAGAAAAACACAATCCATTTCGTGTTGATGTCTTGTTGATAGTTTTATTCTGTTGAACTGCCCTAACAAAAGCAACAAATGTATTTTTTCAATTGAAAATCATTGGTATAAGCATTTTACCTTTAGCTTTAACTGGAAATCAAGAGATGATAGATTCTGCATTGTCTACCTTGTGCTATCATGCTCAGGCAATCACAAGACCAGTACTGAAAGTTTACTAACATTTCCCCTCTAAGTGGATAGGGTGAATGATATACTTATATTAGTGTTTCTAGGCTGTCTAATGTTGTGGGGTGTTTTTGCTATTTATGTTTGCAGGCTACTGCTAGAGGTGAGGAAGGAATGACTTTGTTCTTTGTTTGCTGCAACCCCAACTGTGGTCATAGGTGGAGGGATTGATTTTCATATGCAAAATGGCAAAACGGATTTTATGTTGTCTTGATATAGTTAAAATAtgcttcttctttctttttcctcACAAACTGAGGATGTGGTCTGTTGAGGAATTTGTTAGTGCCTTTGTCAAACACAGAATCCTTAACATTCAACTGATGGTTTCTAACTGAACGGAACTTTGAATTTGACGTGATAATGGAGCAAATTTCAGGCCTTAAAATCAGAGTACTGCTTATTTGCTAAGGGCCAACACACGagtattattgatgcaatttaacATCAAATCTTTTATgtcttaatttaataattaatattgaaAACCACTTAACACTTTTAAGGTGCATATCATGTGGTGTTGAGAAGATGCCAAAGAACAACTTATCTGTCCTGGGTACACTACTTGGAATGGAAAGTGAAGACTTGTTGTTTAATTTGTTTGTAGTGTTGTATAtcaatcaatatataaaattatagatATGGCTGAAAAACAAGGTTGactatttattgtgatgcaatTGCAAATACtgtataatgttttttttttttgtctaagcaaatatttttttttttttgaggaaaagCGTTTATATTATAAAACCGAATTCAGTTAGACCTcgcggtcattacaaaatagAGTTTCCGGTATAGTAGAGACCGGTAGGGGACCAAACATCTGATGGGAAAAGGCCCATCTAGCCACATTATGAGCGGCAAAATTACATGTTCTACTGACATAAGAGAAATTACAACTATTAAATAAAGGAGAAGACTTAGTACAAAATGAGATATAGTTCTCTAAAGCCCAACGAGATCCCTTCCCATTGATGGCGTCGATAACCACTCTCGAATCATTCTCCACAATAACAAACTTGTAGCCGGAATCCAAAGCAATTGACACAGCCAAGCAGCAAGTCGCGGTTTCACCACAAAGAGCATCTGAGAACTCCTCCCGAGCTGTATGAACTCTAATCACTCTACCAAGATGATCTCTAGCAACAACAGCAATACACATACTCTCCAAACCAACTTTCACATCACAATTGAGCTTAACCCAGTCCAGAGGAGGAGGGGACCAGGCATTCGGTAAAACAGGAGTCGGACTGGAAAGCAAGGTATCATACATATCATACATGTCAAGCAAATATAATGTATAGTGTTTGGCACACTTTGCAAATGTGTACTACATTTTAGTAATTGAATCACCATAATATTTAGCTATAACATCATTATACCTTTTATAgtaattgtaattttatattttcaaaatattaaaagggtattaattaaatattaaattttacaattGTGCATTAAAAAtgctaaaaataaaaacaaatttttGGGAGATGGTCTTACTAACACATTAAAGGCTTGTTTGGTACATTGTATTAGGTAGAGGCAAAGGGAAGGGGGAAGGGGGGACATGTGGGGTCATTTGCTCCCCCtcagttttttatttatataaattttgtatataattttttaggtattttatattttgatcccataaaaatatttttttttatttttaaccatacatatttttatatttatccccataaaatttatatttttcacttttattctcccatatatttatttttattctcatagaatttacattttctttaataaaaattatattttttattaatgtttcaaaaaaaaaaatttgccccCACTAAAACGTTGGGCTGGTTCCGCCACTGGTATTAGGTCGATGTAACAGCTGAAAAATAGAATATGAATAACAATAGCAAAATGGTCCTTAAAAAAAGTTCTCTTCCCTTAAAAGGAAAATGAGAAGACAGTAAAGAAAAAAGTATAAGGAAACAGTTCCTTGGAGAAAGAGTAGGCAAGCAACAGTGCAACACCACTGAAAAATACAGCATAAGAATAGGAGAAAAAATGGTCTAAGATGAGATAAATTCCAGGAGAAATAAGTTTGTACGTTTGTGATGGTACATTTACACTAGGTTGGGGTTTTCCCCAAATAAACCAAAATCGCTGCACTATGCAGGATTGTTTGAACAAAATGTTTATACCAAATTTCACAAATTAGAAAAGAGACCTAGGTGGAAGTACCATGGAAAATTAGACCCCCACACTGAAAATTCACACTTAAACCCACATCCATCTCCCCATCACCTTTTTGACTTTGAAGCTTTAAATATATTCTCTTTGAAGTATTTGAGTTCCATGATGCTTTCCCTGATATCATCCATTGCTCTGTGTTTACTTTCTTTAATTGGGGCTTTCCTTTGATCTGCATAACCAAAATAAATCGATCCGATGATTAACTCATAAGTTACCTAATCATAAAGAATTAGATTACTTTGAAAGAACTAGGGGAAAGCCTTTGGTACGATTTATAACATGTATGTAAGGAAATATAGTTGTTGCAAATACTGGGGTATCACATAACCAGAACTTCCACACACTatcaattaaattataaatatgtttTAGATCtcaaaaataatcaaatgaaataatttaaaacaatttgtcaaaaaaaattattcaaaaaatactTCCCCAAACTTAGTGGAAACTGGAAAGGTACAATTTTGAATCACGTTACCATatataagtaatcaaaattcaaaatgGTCTTTAATTGAATACTAAAGTATTAACTTGGTCCCAAGACAAACAACAAAGTACAAAACTGATACAATTGAATAGAGAATATAGGATtatcactaaaaaaaataatattaagcaACTACAGTACTAGTATGTTTTTTAGATTCCTAggatttattatttgtttaacagatttataaataatattagtggTGTTCGTTATTTTTCAGATCGGAATAAAATTATACGTGTTTAGATTTCCTTTCTTTAAAACTGTTGCTTTCTCTTTTAAAATCATCTTTTATATCCATTGTTCCACTTCACTCTAAATTTCTCGTTCTATCAATTCTTTATATTTTTCCCTAATTTCTACATCAGTTTATGAcactacatatatattatatatgttattgctTCATGATCAACAAAATCTTAGTGCAGTTATCCAAGAAAAGATTGCATTTAGCTACATGAACATGCAACTTCATAAGCAAAACCAGGTCAATCCTAGGTAAAGTTTTCACTTAGGgtgcgtttggaaagccacaatgtaattggatttgtgtgtaattggaggtaattacacaatttgacatgtttgtctgaccatgtaattgCACTATAactgtgtaattggaagtaattgaggggttccaattacactctccgATTCTCATGGCCCCCATGAAAATtggatgtaattacactgtgtaattactaaaaactttccatattaaacattagctactaTTATTTTcacatgtaattactaactattttgccaaacaagatattaggaattcatatgtaattaccacctcatatccaaacacaccttgcatt
The Cannabis sativa cultivar Pink pepper isolate KNU-18-1 unplaced genomic scaffold, ASM2916894v1 Contig1, whole genome shotgun sequence genome window above contains:
- the LOC115718408 gene encoding DNA-directed RNA polymerases II, IV and V subunit 9A, translating into MSTMKFCRECNNILYPKEDRDEKILLYACRNCDHQEVADNNCVYRNEIHHSVGERTQVLQDVAADPTLPRTKAVRCAQCNHGEAVFFQATARGEEGMTLFFVCCNPNCGHRWRD